From the Crassostrea angulata isolate pt1a10 unplaced genomic scaffold, ASM2561291v2 HiC_scaffold_118, whole genome shotgun sequence genome, one window contains:
- the LOC128169332 gene encoding uncharacterized protein LOC128169332: protein MNLACEKHTWQTSEKYPSSKAVDGLCGNLSESGGQCAVSLESNADVTWLVDLANSDLAGTFLGFSVYVSNTTVKEDGYLCYHDTTYTPSTIPSSLTIECTMPGRYVIYFNTREGNLSTKPGYSTKAQINLCEVEVYGCPLGFYGVHCSKTCPVNCHHCSIVSGECLGDCRLGFSGQFCDNYERINMALHRPTFQLHTLFDGQPSSRLVDGKKSDLNILSSQCTSTQDGQSFVMWRVDLENYRRIERIVIYSRTDNKKWDVNNGFTRRLLGFSVAVSNTTDYNHGVICYHERKYNKYTIPSTVDFFCSAVGRYVIFYNERRPGISYPEDYSQYAFVDLCEIEVYGCPIPQYGFEQPACTLPCAALCKYDMENLSYRKQTWLSSPFSPFMAGDKAVDGRYTSRHYSSGQCAISKPSTQITWWVNLEKIHRIELVVIYFRTDNVQWGINNGYTAVFLGFSLYISNSTNRLDGILCHHDTNYTRETIPDHVTIDCPYHGQYVIFYNERLPGVTYPSGYSNLAYGDLCEVEVYGGCPSPVGKNPQCSRPCPWNCEQCYRDTGLCAKCWPGFRGHACELPCQAIGNVTTSSSVIYNGPIYQALLSSNGLYYPGTERGYAYINMTLSEKSTNIVGLSFTLHQASNVMVTLLDNKQSVIKKYFEHSSDNQKWNVKVMNSVTSQVHSISVAVVYKHQFTISSMRLPLRKCKNEDISSEAQKNDDVFKYL from the exons ATGAATCTGGCATGTGAGAAACATACCTGGCAGACTTCAGAGAAGTACCCCTCCTCTAAAGCTGTAGACGGATTGTGTGGAAATCTATCAGAAAGCGGAGGCCAGTGTGCGGTGTCTTTGGAGTCGAACGCCGATGTCACTTGGCTAGTGGACCTCG CAAACAGTGATTTGGCAGGCACCTTTCTTGGATTTTCTGTCTATGTGTCGAATACAACAGTCAAGGAGGACGGGTACCTGTGTTATCACGACACGACGTATACACCGTCAACTATTCCGTCAAGTCTGACCATAGAATGCACCATGCCAGGTCGATATGTGATCTATTTTAACACCAGAGAAGGCAATCTGTCCACAAAACCTGGCTATTCTACAAAAGCACAAATAAATCTATGCGAAGTGGAGGTGTATG GTTGTCCTCTAGGGTTCTATGGTGTGCATTGCTCAAAGACTTGTCCAGTTAACTGTCACCATTGCAGCATTGTGTCTGGAGAATGTCTTGGAGACTGTCGGCTTGGTTTTTCCGGACAATTCTGTGATAATTATGAAAGAA TTAATATGGCATTGCATCGTCCGACTTTTCAACTGCATACACTTTTTGACGGACAACCAAGTTCCAGACTCGTTGATGGTAAAAAAAGTGATCTTAATATACTCAGCAGTCAGTGCACTTCTACTCAAGATGGCCAGTCGTTTGTAATGTGGAGGGTAGATTTAGAAAATTACCGTCGCATTGAACGCATTGTTATCTACTCAAGAACGGATAATAAAAAATGGG ATGTCAACAATGGGTTTACAAGAAGACTTTTAGGGTTTTCAGTTGCCGTTTCGAATACGACTGATTACAATCATGGCGTTATTTGTTATCATGAGAGAAAATACAACAAGTATACGATACCTTCCACTGTGGATTTTTTCTGCTCTGCTGTTGGTCGGtatgtaatattttacaatgaGAGACGCCCAGGAATCAGCTACCCAGAAGATTACAGTCAATACGCCTTTGTTGACCTCTGTGAAATAGAAGTTTATG GTTGTCCAATACCCCAGTATGGATTTGAACAACCAGCCTGCACACTTCCTTGTGCTGCCTTGTGTAAATATG atatGGAAAATCTGAGTTACAGGAAACAAACTTGGCTGTCATCACCATTCAGCCCTTTTATGGCTGGCGATAAAGCAGTTGATGGACGATATACGTCACGCCATTACTCAAGTGGACAGTGTGCTATATCAAAACCATCAACACAAATAACATGGTGGGTTAATCTGGAAAAGATACACAGGATCGAACTCGTCGTAATCTATTTCAGGACCGATAACGTACAATGGG GAATAAACAATGGCTATACGGCAGTTTTCCTAGGATTTTCCTTGTACATTTCGAACTCTACTAATCGTCTTGACGGAATCCTATGTCACCACGATACAAATTACACAAGAGAAACCATTCCTGATCACGTGACTATTGATTGTCCTTATCATGGACaatatgtcattttttacaatgaACGTCTGCCCGGAGTTACCTACCCTTCCGGGTATTCAAACTTGGCTTATGGTGACCTGTGTGAAGTTGAGGTCTATGGTG GTTGTCCCAGTCCTGTGGGTAAAAATCCTCAGTGTTCGAGACCTTGTCCCTGGAATTGTGAACAATGCTACCGTGACACGGGGCTGTGTGCCAAATGTTGGCCTGGATTTCGAGGTCATGCTTGCGAATTAC CTTGCCAAGCTATAGGTAACGTTACAACGTCATCCAGTGTTATTTACAATGGACCTATATACCAGGCGCTGTTGTCTTCCAATGGACTTTATTATCCGGGCACTGAACGAGGGTatgcatatataaatatgacTTTATCTGAGAAGTCGACAAACATTGTTGGTCTGTCCTTCACCCTTCATCAGGCATCCAACGTGATGGTTACCTTACTGGATAACAAACAATCTGTTATCAAGAAA TATTTCGAACACTCCTCAGACAATCAGAAATGGAATGTAAAAGTAATGAACAGCGTGACCTCTCAGGTTCATTCCATCAGTGTAGCGGTGGTGTATAAGCACCAGTTTACTATCTCAAGTATGAGGCTTCCTCTGcgaaaatgcaaaaatgaagATATATCATCTGAG GCACAGAAGAATGATGATGTATTTAAATACCTCTAA